The Amphiura filiformis chromosome 12, Afil_fr2py, whole genome shotgun sequence genome includes a region encoding these proteins:
- the LOC140166756 gene encoding uncharacterized protein has translation MKKTCLCTFMDAPSKDSRWDSAMQGDTSWKTLLYVWPPELLSFHVNDIHDQLPSPANLRLWGKTNLGSCHLCHHNNCILFHILNGCNYSLQSGRYNWRHDQTLKAVANGIMPFIEEANQKSYIPPEDTNYMTTIKFLTKDGVTYRYPALPLPKRDTTNLLQKTTDWEFLMDEEHKQVVFPPIITETAKRRYHHIF, from the coding sequence ATGAAGAAAACATGCTTGTGTACCTTTATGGATGCGCCAAGCAAGGACAGTAGATGGGACTCTGCCATGCAAGGAGATACATCTTGGAAGACGCTCCTGTATGTATGGCCACCAGAGCTCCTATCATTCCATGTCAATGACATCCACGACCAGCTTCCATCACCAGCTAATTTGAGACTCTGGGGAAAGACCAACCTTGGATCCTGCCATTTATGTCATCATAATAACTGTATTCTATTCCATATCTTAAATGGATGCAACTATTCTCTGCAGAGTGGTAGATACAACTGGAGACATGATCAGACACTGAAAGCTGTAGCAAATGGCATAATGCCCTTCATTGAAGAGGCAAATCAGAAGTCGTACATCCCTCCAGAAGATACCAACTATATGACTACTATTAAATTCCTCACTAAAGATGGTGTAACCTACCGGTATCCAGCACTGCCTCTTCCAAAAAGAGATACAACAAACCTCCTACAGAAGACCACTGACTGGGAATTCCTGATGGATGAGGAACATAAGCAAGTAGTATTTCCTCCCATAATCACAGAGACTGCAAAACGTCGATATCACCATATATTCTGA